From one Neovison vison isolate M4711 chromosome 1, ASM_NN_V1, whole genome shotgun sequence genomic stretch:
- the TRIM7 gene encoding E3 ubiquitin-protein ligase TRIM7 isoform X1: protein MAAVGPRTDPGAGAEALALAAELQGETTCSICLELFREPVSVECGHSFCRSCIARCWECPGVGVPAASRPLPGPLPCPQCREPVRPGQLRPNRQLASVTTLLRRFSLPAAAPGERRPAQAAVAGCVQHGEPLKLYCQDDGRAICVVCDRAREHRAHAVLPLDEAVQEAKELLESRLKVLKKDLEDYEVFRSTEEKESKELLKQMAAEREKVSAEFQALRAFLVEQEGRLLGRLEELSREVTQKQNENIAQLGGEITQLSKLSSQIQETSRKPDLDFLQEFRNTLRRCNNVPGPKPTTVSSEMKNKVWNVSLKTFVLKGLLKKFKEDLRGELEKEEKVELTLDPDTANPRLILSLDLKSVRLGQRAQDVPCHPRRFDTNTRVLASCGFSSGRHHWEVEVGSKDGWAFGVARESVRRKGLTPFTPEEGVWALQLNSGKYWAVTSPERTPLSCGQLSRVRVALDLEVGAVSFYAAEDMRHLYTFRVNFHERVFPLFSVCSTGTYLRIWP, encoded by the exons ATGGCGGCGGTGGGGCCGCGGACGGACCCCGGCGCCGGGGCCGAGGCGCTGGCACTGGCCGCGGAGCTGCAGGGCGAGACCACCTGCTCCATATGCCTGGAGCTGTTCCGCGAGCCGGTGTCCGTCGAGTGCGGTCACAGTTTCTGCCGCTCCTGCATCGCGCGCTGCTGGGAGTGCCCCGGCGTGGGAGTCCCCGCGGCGTCCCGCCCGCTGCCCGGCCCGCTGCCCTGCCCGCAGTGCCGAGAGCCCGTGCGACCCGGCCAGCTGCGGCCCAACCGGCAGCTAGCCTCGGTGACCACGCTGCTGCGGCGCTTCAGTCTGCCGGCGGCCGCGCCGGGGGAGCGCCGGCCAGCGCAGGCGGCAGTGGCCGGGTGCGTCCAGCACGGCGAACCACTCAAGCTCTACTGCCAGGACGACGGGCGCGCCATATGCGTGGTGTGCGACCGCGCCCGCGAACACCGCGCGCACGCAGTGCTGCCGCTGGACGAGGCTGTGCAGGAAGCGAAG gaaCTCCTAGAGTCCAGGCTGAAGGTCTTGAAGAAGGATCTGGAGGACTATGAGGTGTTTCGTTCCACggaagagaaggagagcaagGAGCTTCTG AAGCAGATGGcagctgagagagagaaggtgagcgCAGAGTTCCAGGCACTGCGGGCCTTCCTGGTGGAGCAGGAGGGCAGGCTCTTGGGCCGACTGGAGGAGCTGTCCCGGGAGGTGACACAGAAGCAGAATGAGAACATAGCTCAGCTTGGGGGTGAGATCACCCAGCTCTCCAAGCTCAGCAGCCAGATCCAGGAGACATCTCGAAAGCCTGACCTTGACTTTCTCCAG GAATTCCGAAACACACTAAGGAG ATGCAACAATGTGCCTGGCCCCAAGCCAACCACGGTCTCTTCTGAGATGAAGAATAAAGTCTGGAATGTTTCCCTCAAGACCTTTGTCTTAAAGGGGTTGCTCAAGAAGTTCAAAG AGGATCTTCGgggagagctggagaaagaggagaaag tggAGCTGACCCTGGACCCGGACACGGCCAACCCGcgcctcattctctctctggatCTGAAGAGCGTGCGCCTCGGACAGCGGGCGCAGGACGTGCCCTGCCACCCACGCCGCTTTGACACCAACACGCGAGTGCTGGCGTCCTGTGGATTCTCCTCTGGCCGGCACCACTGGGAGGTGGAAGTGGGCTCCAAGGATGGCTGGGCCTTCGGCGTGGCGCGGGAGAGCGTGCGTCGAAAGGGCCTCACGCCCTTCACCCCCGAGGAGGGCGTCTGGGCGCTGCAGCTCAACAGCGGCAAGTACTGGGCGGTGACTAGCCCCGAGCGGACGCCCCTCAGCTGTGGCCAGCTGTCCCGCGTGCGGGTGGCCCTGGATCTGGAGGTGGGGGCCGTGTCCTTCTACGCCGCGGAGGACATGCGCCACCTGTACACTTTCCGCGTCAATTTCCACGAGCGCGTGTTCCCCCTTTTCTCCGTCTGCTCCACCGGCACCTACCTGCGAATCTGGCCTTGA
- the TRIM7 gene encoding E3 ubiquitin-protein ligase TRIM7 isoform X2, translated as MAAEREKVSAEFQALRAFLVEQEGRLLGRLEELSREVTQKQNENIAQLGGEITQLSKLSSQIQETSRKPDLDFLQEFRNTLRRCNNVPGPKPTTVSSEMKNKVWNVSLKTFVLKGLLKKFKEDLRGELEKEEKVELTLDPDTANPRLILSLDLKSVRLGQRAQDVPCHPRRFDTNTRVLASCGFSSGRHHWEVEVGSKDGWAFGVARESVRRKGLTPFTPEEGVWALQLNSGKYWAVTSPERTPLSCGQLSRVRVALDLEVGAVSFYAAEDMRHLYTFRVNFHERVFPLFSVCSTGTYLRIWP; from the exons ATGGcagctgagagagagaaggtgagcgCAGAGTTCCAGGCACTGCGGGCCTTCCTGGTGGAGCAGGAGGGCAGGCTCTTGGGCCGACTGGAGGAGCTGTCCCGGGAGGTGACACAGAAGCAGAATGAGAACATAGCTCAGCTTGGGGGTGAGATCACCCAGCTCTCCAAGCTCAGCAGCCAGATCCAGGAGACATCTCGAAAGCCTGACCTTGACTTTCTCCAG GAATTCCGAAACACACTAAGGAG ATGCAACAATGTGCCTGGCCCCAAGCCAACCACGGTCTCTTCTGAGATGAAGAATAAAGTCTGGAATGTTTCCCTCAAGACCTTTGTCTTAAAGGGGTTGCTCAAGAAGTTCAAAG AGGATCTTCGgggagagctggagaaagaggagaaag tggAGCTGACCCTGGACCCGGACACGGCCAACCCGcgcctcattctctctctggatCTGAAGAGCGTGCGCCTCGGACAGCGGGCGCAGGACGTGCCCTGCCACCCACGCCGCTTTGACACCAACACGCGAGTGCTGGCGTCCTGTGGATTCTCCTCTGGCCGGCACCACTGGGAGGTGGAAGTGGGCTCCAAGGATGGCTGGGCCTTCGGCGTGGCGCGGGAGAGCGTGCGTCGAAAGGGCCTCACGCCCTTCACCCCCGAGGAGGGCGTCTGGGCGCTGCAGCTCAACAGCGGCAAGTACTGGGCGGTGACTAGCCCCGAGCGGACGCCCCTCAGCTGTGGCCAGCTGTCCCGCGTGCGGGTGGCCCTGGATCTGGAGGTGGGGGCCGTGTCCTTCTACGCCGCGGAGGACATGCGCCACCTGTACACTTTCCGCGTCAATTTCCACGAGCGCGTGTTCCCCCTTTTCTCCGTCTGCTCCACCGGCACCTACCTGCGAATCTGGCCTTGA